In the genome of Xenopus tropicalis strain Nigerian chromosome 10, UCB_Xtro_10.0, whole genome shotgun sequence, the window caccgcccctccctcactaggctgacaccgcccctccctcactaggctgacaccgcccctccctcactaggctgacaccgcccctccctcactaggctggcacggcccctccctcactaggctggcacggcccctccctcactaggctggcacggccctccctcactaggctggcaccgcccctccctcactaggctgacacggcccctccctcactaggctggcacggcccctccctcactaggctggcacggcccctccctcactaggctggcacggcccctccctcactaggctggcacggcccctccatcactaggctggcacggcccctccctcactaggctggcacggcccctccatcactaggctggcacggcccctccctcactaggctggcacggcccctccctcactaggctgacaccgcccctccctcactaggctggcaccgcccctccctcactaggctggcacggcccctccctcactaggctggcacggcccctccctcactaggctggcacggcccctccctcactaggctggcaacggcccctccctcactaggctggcacggcccctccctcactaggctggcacggcccctccatcactaggctggcacggcccctccctcactaggctggcacggcccctccctcactaggctgacaccgcccctccctcactaggctggcaccgacccctccctcactaggctggcaccgcccctccctcactaggctggcaccgcccctccctcactaggctggcgccgcccctccctcactaggctggcaccgcccctccctctctaggctggcacggcccctccctcactaggctggcaccggcccctccctcactaggctggcaccgacccctccctcactaggctggcacggcccctccctcactaggctggcaccgacccctccctcactaggctggcacggcccctccctcactaggctggcacggcccctccctcactaggctggcaccgcccctccctcactaggctggcaccgcccctccctcactaggctgacacggcccctccctcactaggctggcaccgacccctccctcactaggctggcacggcccctccctcactaggctgacaccgcccctccctcactaggctggcaccgacccctccctcactaggctggcacggcccctccctcactaggctgacaccgcccctccctcactaggctggcacggcccctccctcactaggctggcacggcccctccctcactaggctggcacggcccctccctcactaggctggcaccgcccctccctcactaggctggcacggcccggcccctccctcactaggctggcaccgccccctccctcactaggctggcacggcccctccctcactaggctggcacggcccctccctcactaggctggcacggcccctccctcactaggctggcacggcccctccctcactaggctggcacggcccctccctcactaggctggcacggcccctccctcactaggctggcacggcccctccctcactaggctggcacggcccctccctcactaggctggcacggcccctccctcactaggctggcacggcccctccctcactaggctggcacggcccctccctcactaggctggcacggcccctccctcactaggctggcaccgcccctccctcactaggctggcacggcccctccctcactaggctggcacggcccctccctcactaggctggcacggcccctccctcactaggctggcacggcccctccctcactaggctggcaccgcccctccctcactaggctggcacggcccctccctcactaggctggcacggcccctccctcactaggctggcacggcccctccctcactaggctggcacggcccctccctcactaggctggcaccgcccctccctcactaggctggcacggcccctccctcactaggctggcacggcccctccctcactaggctggcacggcccctccctcactaggctggcacggcccctccctcactaggctggcaccgacccctccctcactaggctggcagcaATAAAGTTGAGTGAAGTTCCCGCCCCGAGAGCTCCGCCTATGGGCGCAGGGGATTATGGGGCTTGTGGTTCCCGGCACTTCCGCATCCGCTGGGTTAGGGAGGGGAGTGAGGGACACGCCGCCTGTCAGGGCTTGGGATGGAGGGGCCAGAAGTGGGGGCCCTGATACAGGAGGCCCGGGAGAGTATAGAGGCGGCTCGGAACTACAGGAATGAACTGCAGCAGCGAATGGGCGCCCTGGCACTGGCACGGACACAGGTCAGGCGTGGCACTGGGGTCCCACCGGGGGGGAAGGGAGACTGGCATCAGGGTCCCACCGGGGGGGAAGGGAGACTGGCATCAGGGTCCCACCGGGGGGGAAGGGAGACTGGCATCAGGGTCCCACCGGGGGGGAAGGGAGACTGGCATCAGGGTCCCACCGGGGGGAAGGGAGACTGGCATCGGGGTCCCACCGGGGGGGAAGGGAGTCTGGCATCGGggtcccacagggaaggagggggagagagactggcactggggtcccacagggaaggagggggagagagactggcactggggtcccacagggaaggagggggagagagactggcactggggtcccacagggaaggagggggggagagactggcactggggtcccacagggaaggagggggggagagactggcactggggtcccacagggaaggagggggggagagactggcactggggtcccacagggaaggagggggggagagactggcactggggtcccacagggaaggagggggggagagactggcactggggtcccacagggaaggagggggggggagagactggcactggggtcccacagggaaggaggggggtcaCACATACTGgcactggggtcccacagggaaggaggggggggagagactggcactggggtcccacagggaaggagggggggagagactggcactggggtcccacagggaaggagggggggagagactggcactggggtcccacagggaaggagggggggagagactggcactggggtcccacagggaaggagggggggagagactggcactggggtcccacagggaaggaggggggggagagactggcactggggtcccacagggaaggaggggggagagactggcactggggtcccacagggaaggagggggggagagactggcactggggtcccacagggaaggagggggggagagactggcactggggtcccacagggaaggagggggggagagactggcactggggtcccacagggaaggagggggggagagactggcactggggtcccacagggaaggagggggagagagactggcactggggtcccacagggaaggagggggggagagactggcactggggtcccacagggaaggagggggggggagagactggcactggggtcccacagggaaggaggggggtcaCACATACTGgcactggggtcccacagggaaggagggggggagagactggcactggggtcccacagggaaggaggggggtcaCACATACTGGCACTGggtcccacagggaaggagggggggagagactggcactggggtcccacagggaaggaggggggggagagactggcactggggtcccacagggaaggaggggggggagagactggcactggggtcccacagggaaggaggggggtcaCACATACTGgcactggggtcccacagggaaggagggggggagatactggcactggggtcccacagggaaggaggggggtcaCACATACTGgcactggggtcccacagggaaggagggggggagaTACTGGCACTGAggtcccacagggaaggaggggggtcaCACATACTGgcactggggtcccacagggaaggaggggggtcaCACATACTGgcactggggtcccacagggaaggagggggggagatactggcactggggtcccacagggaaggaggggggtcaCACATACTGgcactggggtcccacagggaaggagggggggagatactggcactggggtcccacagggaaggaggggggtcaCACATACTGgcactggggtcccacagggaaggaggggggtcaCACATACTGgcactggggtcccacagggaaggaggggggtcaCACATACTGgcactggggtcccacagggaaggagggggggagatactggcactggggtcccacagggaaggaggggggtcaCACATACTGgcactggggtcccacagggaaggagggggggagaGACTGGCACTTGGGTCCCACCGGGGGAGAGACTGGCATTTCTGCTTTAGCCAGCAGTGCCGTATTGGGACATATAAAGAAGCAATGCGTTGGGCCCTATGGGCACCACCCCTGGGCTCAGTTACCCTGTATGCCTTTGGGCACCATCTCTCATGGTTGGTAGTGGCTCAGAGCAGGTTAATGGTTATGGACCCAACATGCAATTCTGCAGTCCGACCTGCTAAAGGAGGGGCCCATGTACCCCAATGTGTGAGtgaataacttcccctttaatagaacaCCCAGACAGGATTTATATGAGATACACACAGCTCCCCCGTAGGCCAATCAGCAGCCGGGGCTTTAGCTTCCCCCCTCTGTGTCTCTGCGAGGAAGCGTTTCCTGCTCCAGTTCTAaagatgcaccccccccccccccgaccaaaGGCTTCCTGTGCAACGGGCGGCCCACTTGTGTGATCTTCCTGTCAGCCCGACATCCAGCTGAGCAGAAAGAGGAAGAGTAAATGTGAGCTCAGTACAACAGCACCCTGTGGCCCCACATCAGGCACCCACCCTGCAGCTGTGCTCCTTAGTTTGCCCCTGGCACCCTGTGGCCCCATGTCAGGCACCCACCCTGCAGCTGTGCTCCTTAGTTTGCCCCTGGCACCCTGTGGCCCCACGTCAGGCACCCACCCTGCAGCTGTGCTCCTTAGTTTGCCCCTGGCACCCTGTGGCCCCACATCAGGCACCCACCCTGCAGCTGTGCTCCTTAGGTTTGCCCCTGGCACCCTGTGGCCCCACATCAGGCACCCACCCTGCAGCTGTGCTCCTTAGGTTTGCCCCTGGCACCCTGTGGCCCCACGTCAGGCACCCACCCTGCAGCTGTGCTCCTTAGTTTGCCCCTGGCACCCTGTGGCCCCACATCAGGCACCCACCCTGCAGCTGTGCTCCTTAGGTTTGCCCCTGGCACCCTGTGGCCCCACGTCAGGCACCCACCCTGCAGCTGTGCTCCTTAGGTTTGCTGCTGGCACCCTGTGGCCCCACATCAGGCACCCACCCTGCAGCTGTGCTCCTTAGTTTGCCCCTGGCACCCTGTGGCCCCACATCAGGCACCCACCCTGCAGCTGTGCTCCTTAGGTTTGCCCCTGGCACCCTGTGGCCCCACGTCAGGCACCCACCCTGCAGCTGTGCTCCTTAGTTTGCCCCTGGCACCCTGTGGCCCCACATCAGGCACCCACCCTGCAGCTGTGCTCCTTAGGTTTGCCCCTGGCACCCTGTGGCCCCACGTCAGGCACCCACCCTGCAGCTGTGCTCCTTAGTTTGCCCCTGGCACCCTGTGGCCCCATATCAGGCACCCACCCTGCAGCTGTGCTCCTTAGTTTGCCCCTGGCACCCTGTGGCCCCATATCAGGCACCCACCCTGCAGCTGTGCTCCTTAGTTTGCCCCTGGCACTCTGTGGCCCCACATCAGGCACCCACCCTGCAGCTGTGCTCCTTAGGTTTGCCCCTGGCACCCTGTGGCCCCACGTCAGGCACCCACCCTGCAGCTGTGCTCCTTAGGTTTGCTGCTGGCACCCTGTGGCCCCACATCAGGCACCCACCCTGCAGCTGTGCTCCTTAGGTTTGCCCCTGGCACCCTGTGGCCCCACATTAGGCACCCACCCTGCAGCTGTGCTCCCTAGATTTGCCCCTGGGACCCTGTGGCCCCACATTAGGCACCCACCCTGAAGCTGTGCTCTTTTGGTTTGCCCCTGGCACCCTATGGCCCCAGATTTGGCACCCACCCTGCAGCTGTGCTCCTTAGGTTTGCCCCTGGCACCCTGTGGGAAGGTGCCAGTCCTGTTATTTTCATAGTATTTCTAAGGTAGATTTGGTAGACTACTCCTACTCACTGATAGGGGTCTGGTTCTCTCTCACCAACGGGGGTCTGGTTCTCGGTTGCTAATGGAGGCCTGAGCTCAGGGGGCAGGTGCAGTTACGAGAGGAGCAGGAAGGCACAAGCTGAGTGTTCTGTTGCCCACAGTGTGGGGGAGGGGCTACTTATTTGCCCCTCTGGTTCAGTTGCCTGTTCCAGGCAGGAGGGGACGATGCTGCACGGTGTGACAAGAGGGGTGGTGGCACTTATGGAAGGGTGCCACACCCAAGCAAAGAGAAGTAGGGAAGATGAGCCCTATATGATCATGTTGCAGATTAAAGAGAGTGCGGCCCAGACGTGCCATGCCCTGCGCCAACACTTTATCGATCTGAAGGCCTCCATAACCAAACTGCTGGACGAGCGCCAAGAGACCCTGATACAGGAGGTGAGCGCCATCGAACAGGACAATATTAAACCCCTGGATGATTGTCAGAAGCTCTTGGAACAAGGGGTCAACACGGCTGATGACTTGCTGAAAGAAGGTAGGTGAGGAGCTGCCATAATGCCACCTGTGCCGCGCATACAGGGGGTGCCAGAATGGAACGGGGGTCAGTGTGTGTCTCTGGAGCCGGCGCTTACCACCAATCCTTCCGTTTCAGGTGAAATGGCTGTTTCAGGCATTGCTGGAAATAACGAAAACCTGTATAACTTTACAAACAAGGCGCTTCACAATCAGCTGGACAGGTAAGTCATCAATATCCAGTCAGCCTGTTCCCCTCGCCTGAGAAGCTAACGCTCACATTATTCCGTCAGTTTGCCGGAGGTGCCGTCTCTGGTGGAAGTGCCGTGTCTCTCGGCGCAGTTGGACGATATCTTCCTACCCCTGGTGCGAGACCTTATATGTAAGCTGGGAAGCGTGGCATCCAGGCCGCCGGTACAAATGGAGGAGCTGATAGAGAGGCCGGGGGCAATCCTGGTGAGGTGGTGTAAGGTTGGTAtgcccacccccatactgtatacacacacacatctacacTTCTGCTTCTCTTACtatgggggcagttactgggGTTCCGTGACTTTGGGGAAGATGTGCCAGAGGAATACAAACACTAAGCCCGCCACTTGGTGGATTGGCCTTCCCTTGCCAGTGTGAGTGCCCATTGTATAGGCATAGGGaaccctagctgctgattggatgGCTAATACACTGGCACTTACCCATAGGCAAGCTGTACATAAAACACTGCCCCCTAGAGGCAAAGACAGTTCCAAGAGGAACCACCCCTGTATGTTTTTACCCGTCAGTCTCCTCCCTCTTATTCCTGGCTGTACCAATGAAATTCTGTTCCCCTCCATAGTGTGATGATGACTTTGTGGCCCAGGACTACCGGCTCCAGTACCGCAAGAACACCGGCAGCCACTATGAAGATGTGTACGTGGGCAGTGAGTCGGAATTCCTAGTGCTGCAGATTGACCCCCACGTGGACTATCAGTTCCGAGTGTGCGCTCGGGGGGATGGGAGGCAGGAATGGAGCCCATGGAGTGTCCCGCAGACTGGCTGCACCACCCTGGTCCCCCATGGTAAGCTCAATATATCCTCTCTCCGGctgagcaggggggggggggggggaagcagccCCCCACTGCTCTTTAGGTAACTTAGTGCTTCCTTTCCCAGAGTGGAGCCCCGGCTATGACGGTTACAGTTTAAGCAGCAGGAGGAACATCGCCCTTCGGAACGACTGTGTGAGCCACGGAGCCCTCTATTCCAAAGCTGCCACCTACCTGCCTGGGCAAACCCTGACATTCCGGTGAGATAGTGACCCCCCCATACCCTCAGTATAACTTGTGTGGCTAGCAGTGCTTCTTgtctgggcccccccccccccgttacttcTAAATCCCATCTGCCCCCATGCTACTTCTAAATCCCATCTGCCCCCATGCTACTTCTAAATCCCATCTGCCCCCATGCTACTTCTAAATCCCATCTGCCCCCATGCTACTTCTAAATCCCATCTGCCCCCATGCTACTTCTAAATCCCATCTGCCCCCATGCTACTTCTAAATCCCCTGTTACATCTATATTCCCTGTCTGGCCACCCTTACTTCTAAATCTTCTTTCTTCTCCCCCGTTACAGCTAAATACcctgtctgcccctcccccttacATCTAAATCCCCTGTCTGTGCTGTAgaggctggggggctgcagtgGGAAACAAATGCTGGCTCCCTCTGGCActaactcttaaaggagaaggaaaggtacaaactcagtagctttaacagaaaggtgtaagtaaatacaaccataagcactcacaggaacactgctctgagttctctgtcaaaagatttgttaactgagcatgtacaggggtcttggtgcaggagcgaggcattatgggaactttctttacacagcttagtgttttttttcctatgaggtttctgatcatctgaacgggagaaatatggggagacttaagggcactattgggagaactgatggtatgcctgcagcttgggattaactctttattagcctttccttttccccCCCACCAGTCCTGATCATATTAGAAAATTGCCTCACAGCTTCCCCGTTGGAGTCCAAACAAGAGCAGCTTCTGACGGGAGATGTAGCATGGTTCCATAATGGCTTGGGCTCCATGTGATCCCTGCACTGGCAGTTCTGAGTAATGACACAGGCTTGGCACCCAGCGTCTCTCCTTCCCGTTACAGGATCTAATGTGACCCTGGTGCTGCTCGCTAGTCCCATAATGGCGCAGGCTTGGGCTCCATGTGATCCCTGCACTGGCAGTTCTGAGTAATGACACAGGCTTGGCACCCAGCGTCTCTCCTTCCCGTTACAGGATCTAATGTGACCCTGGTGCTGCTCGCTAGTCCCATAATGGCGCAGGCTTGGGCTCCATGTGATCCCTGCACTGGCAGTTCTGAGTAATGACACAGGCTTGGCACCCAGCGTCTCTCCTTCCCGTTACAGGATCTAATGTGACCCTGGCGCCGCTCGCTAGTCCCATAATGGCGCAGGCTTGGGCTCCATGTGATCCCTGCACTGGCAGTTCTGAGTAATGACACAGGCTTGGCACCCAGTGTCTCTCCTTCCCGTTACACAATCTAATGTGACCCTGGTGCTGCTCGCTAGTCCCATAATGGCGCAGGCTTGGGCTCCATGTGATCCCTGCACTGGCAGTTCTGAGTAATGACACAGGCTTGGCACCCAGCGTCTCTCCTTCCCGTTACAGGATCTAATGTGACCCTGGTGCTGCTCGCTAGTCCCATAATGGCGCAGGCTTGGGCTCCATGTGATCCCTGCACTGGCAGTTCTGAGTAATGACACAGGCTTGGCACCCAGCGTCTCTCCTTCCCGTTACACAATCTAATGTGACCCTGGCGCCGCTCGCTAGTCCCATAATGGCGCAGGCTTGGGCTCCATGTGATCCCTGCACTGGCAGTTCTGAGTAATGACACAGGCTTGGCACCCAGCGTCTCTCCTTCCCGTTACACAATCTAATGTGACCCTGGTGCTGCTCGCTAGTCCCATAATGGCGCAGGCTTGGGCTCCATGTGATCCCTGCACTGGCAGTTCTGAGTAATGACACAGGCTTGGCACCCAGCGTCTCTCCTTCCCGTTACAGGATCTAATGTGACCCTGGCGCCGCTCGCTAGTCCCATAATGGCGCAGGCTTGGGCTCCATGTGATCCCTGCACTGGCAGTTCTGAGTAATGACACAGGCTTGGCACCCAGCGTCTCTCCTTCCCGTTACAGGATCTAATGTGACCCTGGTGCCGCTCGCTAGTCCCATAATGGCGCAGGCTTGGGCTCCATGTGATCCCTGCACTGGCAGTTCTGAGTAATGACACAGGCTTGGCACCCAGCGTCTCTCCTTCCCGTTACAGGATCTAATGTGACCCTGGTGCTGCTCGCTAGTCCCATAATGGCGCAGGCTTGGGCTCCATGTGATCCCTGCACTGGCAGTTCTGAGTAATGACACA includes:
- the crlf3 gene encoding cytokine receptor-like factor 3 isoform X2 → MEGPEVGALIQEARESIEAARNYRNELQQRMGALALARTQIKESAAQTCHALRQHFIDLKASITKLLDERQETLIQEVSAIEQDNIKPLDDCQKLLEQGVNTADDLLKEGEMAVSGIAGNNENLYNFTNKALHNQLDSLPEVPSLVEVPCLSAQLDDIFLPLVRDLICKLGSVASRPPVQMEELIERPGAILVRWCKCDDDFVAQDYRLQYRKNTGSHYEDVYVGSESEFLVLQIDPHVDYQFRVCARGDGRQEWSPWSVPQTGCTTLVPHEWSPGYDGYSLSSRRNIALRNDCVSHGALYSKAATYLPGQTLTFRCCLCEWKRNDQPAPPCFPWMPHHLRHGDHDLGTSQQQRGPPPKTESNNQFQQPGSGV
- the crlf3 gene encoding cytokine receptor-like factor 3 isoform X1 — protein: MEGPEVGALIQEARESIEAARNYRNELQQRMGALALARTQIKESAAQTCHALRQHFIDLKASITKLLDERQETLIQEVSAIEQDNIKPLDDCQKLLEQGVNTADDLLKEGEMAVSGIAGNNENLYNFTNKALHNQLDSLPEVPSLVEVPCLSAQLDDIFLPLVRDLICKLGSVASRPPVQMEELIERPGAILVRWCKCDDDFVAQDYRLQYRKNTGSHYEDVYVGSESEFLVLQIDPHVDYQFRVCARGDGRQEWSPWSVPQTGCTTLVPHEWSPGYDGYSLSSRRNIALRNDCVSHGALYSKAATYLPGQTLTFRVESVGQMDKRDSIGVCVERRYDCESLQRDAAVCVSTSGAVYVNGKEMTNQLPPVSPGCPITFDMEIMTSGQANNNEGPLQKRRVTISSSNREVVFDWLLEESCDSLYFGCSFVHPGWKVLVF